One window from the genome of Magnolia sinica isolate HGM2019 chromosome 4, MsV1, whole genome shotgun sequence encodes:
- the LOC131244155 gene encoding UDP-N-acetylglucosamine transporter ROCK1-like, whose amino-acid sequence MTTELSWHKQSVKQIGALCLLIIAAILLSFGEGSGRDSSGSNPDQVLFHGIIPVLVASVLSGLASSLCQWASQVRLLYIPPFSPFSFILSILFLLVYVKKHSSYLMSVEMSIVGSLCLLASMSKSPDGEAIR is encoded by the exons ATGACAACTGAGCTGAGCtg GCATAAGCAATCAGTTAAACAAATAGGGGCCCTATGCTTACTAATAATTGCTGCCATTCTTCTAAGCTTTGGAGAAGGTTCTGGCAGGGATTCTAGTGGCAGTAACCCAGATCAAGTTCTCTTTCATGGAATCATTCCTGTTTTAGTTGCTTCTGTGCTCTCTGGTCTGGCTTCTTCTCTATGTCAATGGGCTTCTCAGGTTAGACTCCTTTACATtcctccattttctccattttcttttatcCTTTCTATACTGTTCCTTTTGGTGTACGTGAAGAAACACAGCTCATACTTAATGAGTGTGGAAATGTCTATAGTTGGAAGTCTGTGCTTATTGGCAAGTATGTCTAAGTCTCCTGATGGAGAAGCCATCAGATAG